One genomic window of Ruminococcus gauvreauii includes the following:
- a CDS encoding NAD(P)/FAD-dependent oxidoreductase has translation MNNKYDVIIIGAGPSGIFCAYTLIQENPGLKILMIEKGRAIENRSCPKRRTQKCMGCSPCSITTGFAGAGAFSDGKLSLSPDVGGNLPEILGYEKTVQLLKESDDIYLKFGADSKVYGLDKEKELREIRKKAINANLKLVECPIRHLGTEEGYKIYQRLEDHLLSQGIQVKFNTMVTDITIEEGCAKNVVTQDGEIYQADEIVASVGREGADWLSHVCRDHGIETEVGTVDIGVRVEVRDEVMEFLNKNLYEAKLIYYTPTFDDKVRTFCTNPSGEVATEYYEHGLAVVNGHAYKSAEYKTNNTNFALLVSKNFTKPFKTPIEYGKAVAQLSNMLCDGKIMVQTFGDLRRGRRTTEERLCRNNLIPTLKDSVPGDLSLVLPHRIMVDISEMIMALDKVTPGIASDETLLYGVEVKFYSNKVVVDRDFQTSISGLRAIGDGASVTRGLQQASANGISAARSILRKLSGEE, from the coding sequence ATGAATAACAAATATGATGTGATAATCATAGGCGCAGGACCGTCGGGAATATTCTGTGCATATACGCTGATCCAGGAGAATCCCGGTCTGAAGATTCTGATGATCGAGAAGGGCCGCGCGATTGAGAACAGAAGCTGTCCCAAGCGCAGGACACAAAAATGCATGGGCTGCAGCCCGTGTTCGATCACCACAGGATTTGCGGGGGCGGGAGCTTTTTCAGATGGGAAACTGTCACTCTCGCCTGATGTCGGAGGGAATCTGCCGGAGATTCTGGGTTATGAAAAGACCGTACAGCTCTTGAAAGAGTCTGATGATATCTATCTGAAATTCGGTGCAGACAGTAAGGTGTATGGGCTTGATAAGGAAAAAGAACTGCGGGAGATCCGGAAAAAGGCGATCAACGCAAATCTAAAACTGGTAGAATGTCCCATCCGCCATCTGGGGACGGAGGAAGGTTATAAGATTTACCAGCGTCTTGAGGATCACCTGCTAAGTCAGGGAATTCAGGTGAAATTTAACACCATGGTGACGGATATCACGATAGAAGAGGGCTGTGCAAAAAATGTTGTGACGCAGGACGGTGAAATTTATCAGGCAGATGAGATTGTCGCATCTGTGGGCAGGGAAGGAGCCGATTGGCTGAGCCATGTCTGCCGTGATCACGGCATTGAGACGGAGGTCGGGACAGTTGATATCGGTGTGCGTGTAGAAGTTCGGGATGAGGTCATGGAATTCCTGAACAAAAATCTGTATGAAGCGAAGCTGATTTACTATACGCCTACGTTTGACGATAAGGTTCGTACCTTCTGCACGAATCCTTCCGGAGAAGTCGCAACGGAATACTATGAACACGGTCTGGCTGTGGTTAACGGCCACGCTTACAAATCTGCTGAGTATAAGACGAATAACACGAATTTTGCGCTTCTCGTCTCTAAAAATTTCACCAAACCATTTAAGACACCGATTGAATACGGAAAGGCGGTCGCACAGCTGAGCAACATGCTGTGTGACGGAAAGATCATGGTTCAGACGTTCGGGGATCTCAGGAGGGGCAGAAGAACGACCGAGGAACGGTTGTGCAGGAACAATCTGATCCCCACACTTAAGGACTCCGTGCCCGGGGACCTTTCATTAGTGCTGCCTCACCGAATCATGGTGGATATTTCCGAGATGATCATGGCGCTCGATAAGGTGACTCCCGGAATTGCCAGTGATGAGACGCTTCTGTATGGGGTCGAGGTGAAGTTCTACTCTAATAAAGTCGTGGTAGACCGTGATTTTCAGACCAGTATCAGCGGGCTCCGCGCCATCGGCGACGGTGCGTCTGTGACACGCGGGCTGCAGCAGGCGAGTGCAAACGGCATCAGTGCGGCGAGAAGCATTTTACGTAAATTGAGTGGAGAAGAATGA
- a CDS encoding iron-containing alcohol dehydrogenase, whose protein sequence is MIPEYYEFQSSAKVMCGRYALENIPSELENLGAEKPMVLSDEMLKKIGTLKIVLDAMMGGGTEPGGIYTSIPPDSSLKVVHNIVKEYRRLGCDSLVAVGGGSVIDTAKGVRMVLSQNVEDLLDIWGCENMTGLNHIPFIAVPTTSGTGSESTLVAVIKNEARRLKMEFISYYLQPDAAVLDERMTETLPPRMTASTGMDALCHAIEAYTCIQKNPPSDAYAVGAIRLIADNLERAVTNGRDKKARLAMANASMMAGAAFSNSMVGVIHAVGHALGGVCRVPHGDAMTILLPHGMAFNHRLCKEMYAELLLHLAGAEVFARTPESERGKEAIRAVWELRMRLHKECGLPVRLRECGVKRSDFAQIARTAINDGAMIVNPREVKYEDVIFILEKAF, encoded by the coding sequence ATGATACCAGAATATTATGAATTTCAGAGCTCGGCAAAAGTGATGTGCGGACGGTATGCGCTGGAAAACATTCCGTCAGAACTTGAAAATCTGGGGGCGGAAAAACCGATGGTGCTCTCTGATGAAATGCTGAAGAAAATCGGTACATTGAAGATTGTGCTGGATGCAATGATGGGGGGCGGAACTGAACCGGGCGGTATTTATACCAGCATTCCGCCGGACTCTTCTCTGAAGGTCGTGCATAATATTGTAAAAGAATACCGCAGGCTTGGCTGTGACAGCCTTGTTGCGGTGGGGGGAGGTTCTGTCATCGATACGGCGAAGGGAGTCCGGATGGTCCTTTCTCAGAATGTGGAGGATTTGCTGGATATCTGGGGCTGTGAAAACATGACAGGGCTGAATCATATTCCGTTTATCGCAGTGCCGACAACCTCCGGGACGGGTTCGGAGTCTACACTTGTAGCAGTCATCAAAAATGAGGCCCGCAGGCTGAAGATGGAGTTTATCTCTTACTATCTGCAGCCGGATGCAGCTGTGCTGGACGAAAGGATGACAGAGACGCTTCCGCCGAGAATGACAGCTTCCACGGGTATGGATGCCCTCTGTCACGCGATTGAGGCGTATACCTGTATTCAGAAGAATCCGCCAAGCGACGCGTATGCGGTGGGTGCCATCCGTCTGATCGCAGATAATCTGGAGCGTGCAGTGACAAACGGAAGAGACAAAAAGGCGCGCCTTGCCATGGCAAATGCATCCATGATGGCGGGCGCGGCATTTTCAAACAGCATGGTCGGCGTGATACATGCCGTCGGTCATGCGCTCGGCGGTGTCTGCCGGGTTCCGCACGGGGATGCGATGACGATCCTGCTGCCGCACGGCATGGCATTTAATCACCGGCTTTGCAAAGAGATGTATGCCGAGCTGCTGCTGCATCTCGCCGGAGCGGAGGTCTTTGCCAGGACTCCAGAAAGTGAACGGGGAAAAGAAGCGATACGCGCCGTGTGGGAACTGCGTATGCGTCTGCATAAAGAGTGCGGACTCCCCGTCAGGCTGCGGGAATGCGGTGTTAAAAGAAGTGATTTTGCCCAGATTGCCAGGACGGCGATCAATGACGGTGCCATGATCGTCAACCCGCGTGAGGTGAAATATGAGGACGTTATTTTTATCCTGGAGAAAGCGTTCTGA
- a CDS encoding aldehyde dehydrogenase codes for MDIRKLVKIQQTFFSGNQTKSLQFRMTALSRLEAGIKKNESEILSALKQDLHKSGAESYMAEVGMTLSELRYVKRHLPFWIRGRRVSTPLVHFPAKSFVIPEPYGVTLIMSPWNYPFMLCMEPLIGAIAAGNCCVLKPSAYAPTVSRVIQKIISEVFPRKYVAVVEGGRKENTELLNQRFDYIFFTGGVEVGKTVMEKAAKNLTPVTLELGGKSPCIVDATADLDLAARRIVFGKFLNSGQTCVAPDYLLVEEIVKDELVTYLKKWLHKMLGSEPVMHPDYPRIINQKHFNRLMELIKDEAVLEGGYANQDTMQIAPTILDHITWESPVMQQEIFGPILPILTFCNIPEAISRVKAKDKPLALYLFTRDPAMEHRVLKELSFGGGCINDTIIHLATSQMGFGGVGASGMGSYHGKASFETFSHRKSVLQKYNWLDLPMRYYPLTKWKETLIRLFLR; via the coding sequence ATGGATATCAGAAAACTGGTGAAAATACAACAGACGTTTTTTTCGGGAAACCAGACAAAAAGTCTTCAGTTCCGGATGACGGCACTGAGCCGTCTGGAGGCGGGCATAAAAAAGAACGAGTCAGAGATACTGAGCGCACTGAAGCAGGATCTGCATAAATCAGGTGCGGAGTCCTATATGGCGGAGGTCGGCATGACGCTCTCTGAGCTGCGCTACGTCAAACGCCATCTTCCGTTCTGGATCAGAGGAAGGAGAGTGTCGACACCGCTTGTCCATTTTCCGGCGAAAAGCTTTGTGATCCCGGAGCCATACGGTGTGACGCTGATTATGTCCCCGTGGAACTATCCGTTTATGCTGTGCATGGAACCGCTGATCGGGGCTATCGCCGCGGGGAATTGCTGTGTTCTGAAACCCTCCGCATATGCGCCTACTGTTTCGAGAGTGATCCAGAAGATCATATCTGAAGTGTTCCCGAGAAAATATGTGGCTGTCGTCGAAGGCGGCAGAAAAGAAAATACGGAGCTTTTGAATCAAAGATTTGATTATATCTTCTTCACCGGCGGCGTGGAAGTCGGGAAGACAGTTATGGAAAAAGCTGCAAAGAATCTGACTCCGGTAACGCTGGAGCTGGGGGGAAAGAGTCCGTGTATCGTCGACGCGACTGCGGATCTTGATCTGGCGGCACGCCGTATCGTGTTTGGAAAGTTTCTGAACAGCGGTCAGACCTGTGTGGCGCCTGATTACCTTCTGGTAGAAGAAATCGTAAAGGATGAGCTTGTCACATACCTGAAGAAATGGCTTCACAAAATGCTGGGGAGCGAACCGGTGATGCACCCTGATTATCCCAGGATCATCAATCAGAAGCATTTTAACCGACTGATGGAGCTGATAAAGGATGAGGCGGTACTGGAAGGCGGATATGCGAATCAGGATACGATGCAGATCGCACCGACGATCCTGGACCATATCACCTGGGAGTCGCCGGTTATGCAGCAGGAGATATTCGGACCGATTCTCCCCATTCTGACGTTTTGCAATATACCGGAAGCGATATCGCGTGTGAAGGCGAAAGATAAGCCTTTGGCACTGTATCTGTTCACCAGGGATCCTGCGATGGAACACCGGGTGCTGAAAGAACTATCATTTGGGGGCGGATGTATCAACGATACGATCATTCACCTGGCCACATCCCAGATGGGATTCGGAGGGGTCGGCGCAAGCGGTATGGGAAGCTATCATGGAAAGGCATCTTTTGAGACATTCAGCCACAGGAAGAGTGTGCTGCAGAAATATAACTGGCTGGACCTGCCGATGCGGTATTATCCGCTGACGAAGTGGAAAGAGACGCTGATCAGATTATTCTTACGGTAA